A stretch of the Pseudanabaena yagii GIHE-NHR1 genome encodes the following:
- a CDS encoding transposase — MESIVKYAQGLVYSLICLMPSVYQKASLNAILGLFLEAQGHPYPEHTQIKSASSLSRFLNHYNWSTKGLIRETRQAVLGQIAKYRPSKQVPLKILIDLTTLEKSGKFLHLSNPPKDEPDPWVRILNGKRGLHLVVLYLVYGEWRVPWSFRVWRGKGYPSPSDLACKLLGTVPKQLTQNRTVIVLADTEFSTIKFFNSVRVKSWRIVVGVRNNRKLQDGRTVKQLYRHGKRGQQEMLEGLTTPLSISWFWLKRADNKRELRFVVSSHPYSGAYLVILGRKRWAIEGFFKTIKHRFGLHCFGQSTKLGVYRWLILSLLAYLLAHWIDQWSSPPILDWKATSDLTLSVLFPSVLWLKLLRYIRINADIAARHGFEIVLKPIPI; from the coding sequence ATGGAAAGCATCGTTAAGTACGCCCAAGGGCTAGTGTATAGCCTAATTTGTCTGATGCCAAGTGTGTATCAAAAAGCAAGTCTGAATGCAATATTGGGACTATTCCTCGAAGCACAAGGGCATCCATATCCAGAACATACACAGATAAAATCAGCCAGTTCGTTAAGTCGATTTCTCAATCACTATAACTGGTCAACGAAAGGGTTGATTCGAGAAACAAGGCAGGCAGTTTTGGGACAAATCGCCAAGTATCGTCCATCGAAACAAGTGCCATTAAAGATACTGATAGACTTGACCACCCTAGAAAAAAGCGGCAAGTTTTTACATTTGAGTAATCCCCCTAAAGACGAACCTGACCCATGGGTGAGAATACTCAACGGCAAGCGAGGACTACATTTGGTTGTACTGTATCTGGTCTATGGAGAGTGGCGCGTACCGTGGAGTTTTAGAGTATGGCGAGGTAAAGGATACCCCAGTCCCTCTGACTTAGCCTGTAAATTATTGGGGACAGTCCCGAAGCAACTAACCCAAAACAGAACTGTGATTGTCCTTGCTGATACTGAGTTTAGTACCATCAAGTTTTTCAACTCTGTCCGAGTCAAGTCTTGGCGCATTGTTGTCGGTGTACGCAACAATCGTAAACTTCAAGATGGACGTACTGTCAAACAACTTTATCGCCATGGCAAACGTGGACAACAAGAGATGCTCGAAGGGCTAACTACGCCTTTGAGCATCTCTTGGTTCTGGCTCAAAAGAGCCGATAATAAACGTGAGTTACGCTTTGTTGTCTCTTCTCATCCTTATTCTGGTGCTTATCTGGTTATATTGGGGCGTAAGCGTTGGGCAATTGAGGGTTTCTTCAAAACCATCAAACATCGTTTTGGTTTGCATTGTTTTGGACAATCGACAAAACTTGGTGTTTACCGTTGGCTTATCCTCTCTCTCCTTGCTTATCTTTTGGCTCATTGGATTGATCAATGGTCGAGTCCTCCTATCTTGGATTGGAAAGCTACATCTGATTTAACTCTTTCAGTTTTATTCCCTTCTGTCCTTTGGTTGAAGCTTCTCCGATACATCCGAATTAATGCCGATATTGCTGCTCGTCATGGCTTTGAAATTGTTCTTAAACCTATTCCCATTTAG
- a CDS encoding toxin TcdB middle/C-terminal domain-containing protein — protein MLSIIVIKFSTTPFFSHLYFFCNLFLDWCKISVKLFSTAYHNCHIQRLQHRGTNRHAVFLVTESEAIAYHYELDLRSESVQPDPRIAHTLNLRTDEYGNVLESIAVTYPRIGRYLDSTLRDEYLNLIAGVQQERHLVYTVNRFTPPVIGDNHYRLPLPYEVTTYELMGFSPSSPIYFTLAELRNANLSNPDLEIPYHINRTTPAKRLVEQVRMLYFRDDMQTHLPLGQVNALAMPYETYKLALTDDLLNAVLLAQLTPDVRRDLADADLSGYPD, from the coding sequence ATGCTTTCCATAATCGTTATTAAATTTTCTACTACGCCCTTTTTTTCACATCTCTACTTTTTTTGCAACCTTTTTTTAGATTGGTGCAAGATCTCAGTTAAGCTCTTTTCGACTGCATATCACAACTGCCATATTCAACGCCTTCAACATCGTGGGACTAATCGCCATGCAGTTTTTCTGGTGACGGAGAGTGAAGCGATCGCCTATCATTATGAGTTGGATTTACGTTCGGAATCTGTGCAGCCCGATCCCCGTATTGCCCATACTCTCAATCTACGCACGGATGAATATGGCAATGTGTTGGAGTCAATAGCTGTCACCTATCCCCGCATTGGGAGGTATTTAGATTCCACCCTGCGTGATGAATACTTGAACTTGATTGCAGGTGTGCAGCAAGAAAGGCATCTTGTCTACACAGTAAACCGTTTTACTCCCCCTGTCATTGGAGATAACCATTATCGATTGCCTTTGCCTTACGAGGTCACAACCTATGAACTGATGGGGTTTTCACCTAGTTCACCAATATATTTCACCCTAGCTGAATTACGGAATGCGAATCTTAGTAACCCTGATTTAGAGATTCCCTATCACATCAATCGCACGACTCCTGCAAAGAGATTAGTAGAGCAGGTACGAATGCTGTATTTCCGTGATGACATGCAAACTCATCTCCCCTTGGGACAGGTCAATGCTTTAGCAATGCCTTACGAAACCTATAAACTGGCGCTAACCGATGATTTGTTGAATGCAGTGTTATTGGCGCAACTGACTCCAGATGTGAGGCGGGATTTAGCTGATGCGGACTTGAGTGGCTACCCTGATTGA
- a CDS encoding SpvB/TcaC N-terminal domain-containing protein, whose protein sequence is MSNYNSKASTDGNKSSESSYFTTPPSISLPKGGGAIKGMGEKFTANPVTGTGSMSIPIATSPGRSGFAPQLSLSYDSGAGNGIFGLGWNLSLPSITRKTDKGIPRYWDTEESDVFILSGAEDLVPVLNDEDKIADFDRDGYRIRQYRPRIEGLFARIERWTNAIEPADVFWRTISKDNITTWYGKTEESRIVDPSDKTHIFSWSICESYDDKGNVIVYEYQREDDRNVITSQTNERNRSRSANHYLKKIFYGNHQPYFPSHIVNTNPPSNDNWYFEIVFDYGEHDEDNPKPLDSLSNHWIVRQDPFSNYRAGFEVRTYRLCQRVLMFHHFPNAAEVGQDCLVRSTDLNYSYEDNPTYTRNPIYSFLRSVEQVGYKRSSTGGYIKKSLPPVEFTYSEPHIDETVRDVDPVSLENLPQGLDGTRYQWVDLDGEGLSGILTEQGNGWFYKRNLSPINVVLENGKKHIEAQFAPVELVASQPVGGLANGAQFLDLAGNGKPDLVTMRGAVAGFYERTHDEGWESFIAFKSLPVLDWDNPNLKFIDLDGDGHSDILVTEDNCFVWYPSLAEEGFGASERVYQPWDEEQGPRVVFADSTQSIHLADMSGDGLTDIVRIRNGEVCYWANLGYGRFGAKVTMDNAPWFDMPDIFNQRRIQLADIDGTGTTDILYFSSEGVQVYFNQSGNGWSAKRLLRSFPVIDSVTSVTVVDLLGNGTACLVWSSPMPGNGRRVMRYIDLMGGQKPHLLIKTINNLGAETVVDYAPSTKFYLQDWLAGKPWITKLPFPVHVVEKVTVFDKWRNTRFASTYSYHHGYFDGIEREFRGFGRVEQTDIEDFGIFSSENISSPYISDDRTLYQPPVKTITWFHTGAFFDRDRILNQFQQEYFAPQAESQQGSDRFSEQLLPEPDLADLDLSAEEWREALRACKGMMLRQEIYELDVDVDAFAREEEQRVTSDLAPFLNILNGNRFKNNFKAMTSSNIGINSDVSEKLQPKDRRE, encoded by the coding sequence ATGAGTAACTATAACTCCAAAGCTTCGACAGATGGTAACAAAAGTTCTGAAAGCAGCTACTTTACTACACCTCCATCCATATCCTTACCTAAGGGAGGTGGTGCAATCAAAGGCATGGGTGAAAAGTTTACGGCTAATCCTGTGACGGGAACTGGCTCGATGAGCATTCCGATCGCAACTAGTCCTGGGAGATCTGGGTTTGCGCCACAGCTTTCTCTCTCATACGATTCGGGTGCAGGCAATGGTATCTTTGGACTGGGCTGGAATCTTTCACTACCATCGATTACCCGCAAGACTGATAAAGGGATTCCGCGCTATTGGGATACTGAAGAGTCCGATGTTTTCATTCTTTCAGGTGCAGAAGATCTAGTACCTGTCTTGAATGATGAAGACAAGATTGCGGACTTTGATCGCGATGGCTATCGGATTCGCCAATACCGTCCTCGAATTGAGGGATTGTTTGCACGGATTGAAAGATGGACAAATGCGATCGAACCCGCAGATGTATTTTGGAGGACGATCTCCAAGGACAACATCACAACTTGGTATGGCAAAACGGAAGAATCGCGCATAGTCGATCCCTCTGACAAGACACACATCTTTAGTTGGTCGATCTGCGAGAGTTATGACGATAAAGGCAATGTGATTGTCTATGAGTATCAGAGAGAAGACGATCGCAATGTTATTACCTCTCAGACTAACGAACGCAACCGCTCGCGATCAGCTAATCATTACCTAAAGAAAATTTTTTATGGCAATCATCAGCCTTATTTTCCTAGTCATATTGTTAATACGAATCCACCTAGCAATGACAACTGGTACTTTGAAATAGTTTTTGACTACGGTGAACATGATGAGGATAATCCGAAACCTTTAGATTCTCTTTCTAACCATTGGATTGTACGCCAAGATCCATTCTCAAATTATCGTGCTGGATTTGAAGTGCGGACTTATCGGCTTTGTCAAAGGGTGCTGATGTTTCATCATTTTCCAAATGCAGCTGAGGTGGGGCAGGATTGTTTAGTGCGATCGACGGATTTGAACTATTCCTACGAAGATAACCCGACATATACTCGTAATCCTATTTACTCCTTTTTGCGATCGGTGGAGCAGGTAGGTTATAAGCGTAGCTCTACAGGTGGCTACATTAAAAAATCTTTACCACCAGTTGAGTTTACCTATAGCGAACCCCATATTGATGAAACAGTTCGTGATGTCGATCCTGTAAGTTTAGAAAATCTGCCTCAAGGATTGGATGGGACTCGCTATCAGTGGGTGGATTTGGATGGTGAAGGATTATCTGGGATTTTGACAGAACAGGGAAATGGTTGGTTTTACAAGCGTAACCTTAGCCCGATTAATGTGGTTCTTGAAAATGGCAAGAAGCATATTGAAGCACAATTTGCTCCTGTTGAGTTAGTGGCCAGTCAACCCGTTGGCGGCTTGGCAAATGGCGCTCAGTTTCTCGATCTGGCTGGAAATGGAAAGCCCGATCTGGTGACGATGCGTGGAGCGGTAGCAGGTTTTTATGAGCGCACCCATGATGAGGGATGGGAATCATTTATTGCTTTTAAGTCTCTGCCTGTTTTGGATTGGGATAATCCGAATCTCAAGTTTATCGATCTTGACGGAGATGGTCACAGTGACATTCTAGTTACGGAAGATAATTGCTTTGTTTGGTATCCGTCGCTAGCTGAAGAGGGATTTGGCGCTTCCGAGCGCGTGTATCAACCTTGGGATGAGGAGCAAGGACCGAGAGTAGTATTTGCGGACAGCACGCAGTCGATTCATCTGGCGGATATGTCGGGGGATGGGTTGACGGATATTGTACGAATTCGCAATGGGGAGGTTTGCTATTGGGCAAATCTGGGCTATGGGCGGTTTGGGGCAAAGGTGACGATGGACAATGCGCCTTGGTTTGATATGCCCGATATATTTAACCAACGGCGGATTCAGTTGGCGGATATTGATGGGACGGGGACGACGGATATTTTGTACTTCAGTAGTGAAGGGGTACAGGTTTATTTCAACCAGTCGGGGAATGGCTGGTCGGCAAAGCGATTGTTACGATCGTTTCCTGTGATCGATAGTGTTACCTCTGTTACTGTGGTCGATTTACTGGGTAATGGTACGGCTTGTTTGGTGTGGTCATCACCGATGCCTGGAAATGGTCGTAGGGTGATGCGATATATCGATTTGATGGGTGGACAGAAGCCACATTTGCTGATTAAGACGATCAATAATCTGGGTGCAGAAACGGTTGTAGATTATGCACCTTCTACGAAGTTCTATCTGCAAGATTGGTTAGCAGGTAAACCTTGGATTACAAAATTACCTTTTCCCGTGCATGTAGTGGAAAAGGTCACAGTTTTTGACAAATGGCGCAATACCCGTTTTGCTAGCACCTATAGCTATCATCATGGCTATTTTGATGGCATTGAGCGAGAATTTCGTGGCTTTGGACGAGTTGAGCAAACTGATATAGAGGATTTTGGGATCTTTTCCTCGGAAAATATTTCCAGCCCTTACATTAGTGATGACCGAACGCTTTATCAGCCACCTGTGAAAACAATTACTTGGTTTCATACGGGAGCTTTTTTTGACCGCGATCGCATTTTGAACCAATTTCAGCAAGAGTACTTTGCGCCGCAGGCTGAATCGCAACAGGGTAGCGATCGCTTTAGTGAGCAGTTGCTTCCAGAACCAGATTTGGCTGACTTAGATTTATCGGCTGAGGAATGGCGGGAGGCTTTGAGGGCTTGTAAGGGAATGATGTTGCGACAGGAAATATATGAACTAGATGTAGATGTAGATGCTTTCGCAAGGGAGGAGGAGCAACGAGTTACCTCAGATCTTGCACCATTCCTGAATATTCTAAATGGGAATAGGTTTAAGAACAATTTCAAAGCCATGACGAGCAGCAATATCGGCATTAATTCGGATGTATCGGAGAAGCTTCAACCAAAGGACAGAAGGGAATAA
- a CDS encoding AAA-like domain-containing protein: MPKWFNTAGPCQADIHYMLPSTDRLPEIVNLIAQRNYFVIHAPRQVGKTTAMLSLAQELTASSQYTAVMLSLEVGAAFSDDLGAAELAILGEWKQSIRFRLPKELQPQEWGDTEAGARIGTTLSRWAELSSRPLVVFLDEIDALSNETLISVLRQIRSGFPNRPQGFPQSVALVGMRDVRDYKYASGGSDRLNTSSPFNIKVRSFTLSNFTLEDVRNLYQQHTDATGQIFTPEAVDLAFHLTQGQPWLVNAIAKEIVEYIAKDPSIPITPELVNQAKEILIKRQDTHLDSLAERLREDRVRAIIQPILSGLELGDTPDDDRRYLLDLGLVVRSQEGGLKIANPIYQEVIPRVLSQGVQDSLPMIQPSWLNADGSLNAQVLLDAFLKFWRQHGEPLFKSANYPEIAPHLVMMAFLHRVVNGNGTLEREYAIGSGKMDICLRYGKQTLAMELKVWADKRPDPLKEGLPQIDKYLSGLSLDTGWLVIFDRRSGLPPISDRTTTENVISPAGREIIVIRG; encoded by the coding sequence ATGCCCAAATGGTTTAATACTGCTGGTCCTTGTCAAGCTGATATTCATTACATGCTGCCATCTACAGATCGGCTGCCTGAAATAGTGAATTTGATTGCCCAGCGTAACTACTTTGTGATTCATGCACCAAGGCAAGTGGGCAAAACGACAGCGATGTTGTCTCTGGCTCAGGAATTAACTGCAAGTAGTCAATATACGGCAGTTATGTTGTCTCTAGAGGTGGGAGCAGCTTTCTCAGACGATTTGGGAGCAGCCGAACTAGCTATTTTAGGGGAGTGGAAACAGTCGATACGGTTTCGCTTACCTAAAGAATTGCAACCTCAAGAGTGGGGAGATACAGAAGCAGGGGCAAGAATTGGCACAACCTTGAGTCGCTGGGCAGAGTTGTCTTCTCGTCCGTTAGTGGTCTTTTTGGATGAAATTGATGCCTTGAGTAATGAAACGCTAATTTCTGTATTAAGACAAATCCGCTCAGGCTTTCCCAATCGTCCGCAGGGATTTCCGCAGTCAGTTGCTTTGGTGGGGATGCGCGATGTACGAGATTATAAATATGCATCAGGAGGAAGCGATCGCCTGAATACTTCGAGTCCTTTTAATATCAAAGTGCGTTCTTTTACACTGAGTAACTTTACGCTTGAGGATGTGCGGAATCTTTATCAGCAGCATACAGATGCCACAGGACAGATATTTACACCTGAAGCGGTTGATTTAGCTTTTCATTTGACTCAGGGTCAGCCTTGGCTAGTCAATGCGATCGCTAAGGAAATTGTGGAATACATAGCTAAAGATCCATCTATTCCCATTACTCCTGAGTTAGTGAATCAAGCGAAGGAAATACTGATTAAGAGGCAAGATACACATTTAGATAGCCTTGCCGAAAGATTGCGAGAAGATAGAGTGAGGGCAATCATTCAACCAATTTTATCGGGATTAGAGCTGGGAGATACTCCCGATGACGATCGCCGCTATTTGTTGGACTTGGGTTTAGTGGTGCGGAGTCAGGAAGGAGGCTTAAAGATTGCGAATCCCATCTATCAAGAAGTGATTCCTAGGGTTTTATCTCAAGGGGTGCAGGATAGTCTGCCGATGATTCAACCTAGTTGGTTGAATGCTGATGGAAGTCTTAATGCTCAAGTCCTTCTTGATGCTTTTCTCAAGTTCTGGCGGCAACATGGTGAGCCATTATTCAAGAGCGCTAATTATCCTGAAATTGCGCCTCATCTGGTGATGATGGCGTTTTTGCATCGGGTGGTTAATGGTAATGGCACATTGGAAAGGGAATATGCGATTGGTTCGGGTAAGATGGATATTTGTTTGCGCTATGGTAAACAAACTTTGGCAATGGAATTGAAGGTATGGGCTGATAAAAGACCCGATCCGCTTAAGGAAGGTTTGCCACAGATCGATAAGTATTTGTCGGGGTTGAGTTTGGATACTGGTTGGTTGGTGATCTTTGATCGCCGTTCTGGTTTACCGCCGATTAGCGATCGCACTACGACTGAAAATGTCATTAGTCCCGCAGGTCGGGAAATCATCGTCATTCGGGGATAG
- a CDS encoding UvrD-helicase domain-containing protein — translation MYEWRLELLFKYAGNDLNKWQNAIWSRIQTYDGDWGIITYVDNNRFIMDVHKKDIHINFSGKIVQFSWHELHYNFKDIEFSPILLENLYEYFNSQNCDVHLNSRSYKLLEEEYQNFEQHEQMEQRAFDQKTIERIESDLLNDDDFLNSDEYERELSNFLSSDDYLDSADNYRKYLEEEYFNHQSIPWEDGLDDFSQDLSYLLSELEKLLSELKFSEADDYYYHECSEYISHEIYQNKRNQFLSSLRQSLFSQLEKLLSGFEFHEADSYYHHECSEYISYEVYQNKRNQFFQNLKQSLFLQLEDLFIQDDYKNADKFYADACSEYINTEEYHHKKKLFWEKKRASLLEELNELFEKDFLVANDFYQNHCFPFISPVEYQQKKQVFIRSWVQRNNLGNKPDLEQSLAIGTVNSHVQVIARAGSGKTSTLVNRAIFLQKHCGVHPSEILLLVFNRKAAQEITDRLKKHLPNDMPHVMTFHALARAIVHPTEKLLFNAPKGGQDQSRALQSVIDDYLRVPNYYEEIKTLMIKRFREDWSKIVHQGFDKSPEEVIQFRRSLTEMGIDGRYYKSYGEKVIADFLFEHNIQFAYERHVWWDGMNYHPDFTIFSNTSEKKGVVIEYFGMKGDPDYDEMSAKKRRFWQDNFEWDFVELDLQILREEGRESFDNFLKITLQEIMRVEFNRLSDEQIWLKIKDRAVDRFTKAMVSLMQRSRKLCLTPDQLSQKIDNHQFINSETGEIEWRFLNLGQAFYKSYLERLEATGEQDFDGLMERASQLLNDGVTQFKRKSESGDLKSLKYIMIDEYQDFSLLFYNLVQAIRNQNSEALFFCVGDDWQAINGFAGSDLHYYEKFSQIFNPSQKLNIPTNYRSKTKIVEIGNKLMEGKGIAAKASTEELGIVDVVNLAKFNLSTIEKTEYKNDSFTPAILRLLSKLIKDGKEVVLITRKNDFKGKDIESFLSNILKKLKIANTQKKLVTISTAHQFKGKEGQVVILLDTESYPLIHPDLLFSRIFGDSIDKIIDEERRLFYVALTRAKEHLFIIIDGGIVPPFVEELTKKITIPTFNWSMYPSPIDEIRYITMKIYNQTDTKKGGTFDIKDELKADGYKYGSKPSA, via the coding sequence ATGTACGAATGGCGATTAGAACTGTTATTTAAATATGCGGGCAATGATCTAAATAAGTGGCAAAATGCCATTTGGTCAAGAATACAAACGTATGATGGAGATTGGGGAATAATTACATATGTTGATAACAATCGATTTATTATGGATGTCCATAAAAAGGATATTCATATTAACTTTTCTGGGAAAATAGTTCAATTTTCATGGCATGAATTACACTATAACTTTAAAGATATTGAATTTTCTCCTATACTTTTAGAGAACTTGTATGAATATTTTAATAGTCAAAATTGCGATGTTCATCTAAATTCACGCTCTTACAAATTGCTTGAAGAAGAGTATCAGAATTTCGAGCAACATGAGCAAATGGAGCAGAGAGCATTTGATCAAAAAACAATTGAAAGAATAGAATCTGATTTACTTAATGATGATGATTTTCTCAATTCTGACGAATATGAAAGAGAATTATCAAATTTTTTGAGTAGCGATGATTATCTTGATTCTGCTGATAATTATAGAAAGTATCTTGAAGAAGAATACTTTAATCACCAATCTATACCATGGGAAGACGGATTAGATGATTTTTCACAAGATCTTTCTTATTTGCTAAGTGAATTAGAAAAATTGCTATCTGAGCTTAAATTTTCTGAAGCAGATGATTACTATTATCATGAATGTAGTGAGTATATTTCGCATGAAATTTATCAAAACAAGCGCAATCAATTTTTGTCGAGTTTAAGGCAGTCACTATTTTCACAATTAGAAAAATTATTATCTGGGTTTGAATTTCACGAAGCAGATAGTTACTATCATCATGAATGCAGTGAGTATATTTCGTATGAAGTTTATCAAAACAAACGCAATCAATTTTTTCAAAATTTAAAGCAATCACTATTTTTGCAATTAGAAGATTTATTTATTCAGGATGACTATAAAAATGCAGATAAATTTTATGCGGACGCTTGCTCAGAATACATAAATACTGAAGAATATCATCATAAAAAGAAGTTATTTTGGGAGAAAAAGAGAGCTTCTTTACTTGAAGAATTAAATGAATTATTTGAAAAAGATTTTTTAGTAGCTAACGATTTTTATCAGAATCACTGTTTCCCATTTATTTCACCAGTGGAGTATCAACAAAAGAAACAAGTATTTATTCGGTCATGGGTACAAAGGAATAATTTAGGCAATAAACCCGATCTAGAACAATCCTTAGCTATTGGTACGGTAAATAGCCATGTACAAGTAATAGCAAGGGCTGGTAGTGGTAAAACATCTACACTTGTTAATCGTGCAATCTTTCTACAAAAGCATTGTGGTGTACATCCATCAGAAATATTACTACTCGTATTCAATCGTAAAGCAGCGCAAGAAATCACAGACAGATTAAAAAAACATCTGCCAAATGATATGCCTCATGTGATGACATTTCACGCTTTAGCTCGTGCAATAGTTCATCCTACAGAAAAGCTTCTATTCAATGCACCTAAAGGAGGACAAGACCAAAGCCGTGCTTTGCAGAGTGTTATTGATGACTATTTACGTGTTCCCAATTATTATGAAGAGATTAAAACTCTAATGATAAAAAGATTTAGGGAAGACTGGTCAAAAATTGTTCATCAAGGTTTCGATAAATCTCCTGAGGAAGTAATTCAATTCCGACGTTCTTTAACTGAGATGGGAATTGATGGTAGATATTACAAATCATACGGAGAGAAAGTAATTGCTGATTTTTTGTTTGAACACAATATCCAATTTGCTTATGAACGTCATGTTTGGTGGGACGGAATGAACTATCATCCTGACTTCACCATTTTTTCTAACACTTCTGAGAAAAAAGGAGTTGTAATTGAATATTTTGGAATGAAAGGTGATCCTGACTACGATGAAATGTCAGCTAAAAAAAGACGATTTTGGCAAGATAACTTTGAATGGGATTTTGTTGAACTAGATCTACAAATCTTGAGAGAAGAAGGACGTGAAAGTTTTGATAACTTTTTAAAAATTACTCTACAAGAAATAATGAGAGTTGAATTCAACCGTTTAAGTGATGAACAAATTTGGTTGAAAATTAAAGATAGGGCTGTAGATCGATTTACAAAAGCAATGGTTAGTTTAATGCAGCGTTCGCGCAAGCTATGTTTAACCCCTGATCAGCTTAGCCAAAAGATTGATAACCATCAGTTTATTAATTCTGAAACAGGTGAAATTGAATGGAGATTTCTAAATCTTGGACAAGCTTTCTACAAGTCATACTTAGAACGTCTAGAAGCAACAGGTGAACAAGATTTTGATGGACTTATGGAACGAGCATCCCAACTTTTAAATGATGGAGTTACTCAATTTAAACGCAAATCGGAATCTGGCGATCTAAAATCACTGAAGTACATCATGATTGATGAGTATCAGGACTTTTCGCTACTTTTCTATAATTTAGTTCAGGCAATTAGAAATCAAAATAGTGAAGCATTATTTTTCTGCGTTGGTGATGATTGGCAAGCTATAAATGGTTTTGCTGGCTCTGATCTTCACTACTATGAGAAATTTTCGCAAATATTTAATCCATCACAAAAGTTAAACATTCCAACCAACTATAGATCGAAAACTAAGATAGTTGAGATTGGCAATAAATTAATGGAAGGGAAGGGTATAGCCGCAAAAGCATCTACAGAAGAACTAGGAATAGTTGATGTAGTTAATCTTGCCAAATTTAATTTGTCTACTATTGAAAAAACAGAGTATAAGAATGACTCTTTTACTCCCGCCATATTGAGGCTGCTAAGTAAATTAATTAAGGATGGGAAAGAAGTAGTATTAATTACTCGTAAAAATGACTTTAAGGGAAAAGATATTGAGAGTTTTTTGTCTAATATTCTTAAAAAGCTTAAGATTGCTAATACTCAAAAAAAATTAGTTACTATTTCGACTGCTCATCAATTTAAAGGTAAAGAAGGGCAAGTGGTAATTCTATTAGATACAGAGAGTTATCCTCTTATACATCCCGACTTGTTATTTAGTCGTATTTTTGGGGATAGTATCGACAAAATCATAGATGAAGAGAGGCGACTTTTCTATGTTGCTTTAACCCGTGCTAAAGAGCATTTATTCATAATAATCGATGGAGGTATAGTACCTCCCTTTGTTGAAGAATTAACTAAGAAAATCACAATTCCCACTTTTAACTGGTCAATGTATCCATCTCCTATTGATGAGATTAGGTACATTACTATGAAGATTTATAATCAAACCGATACAAAAAAAGGTGGAACTTTTGATATTAAAGACGAACTCAAAGCTGATGGCTATAAGTACGGAAGTAAGCCTTCAGCCTGA
- a CDS encoding transposase, with protein sequence MTQNASRIYNELIKFGSQYSQWSDVRHLGVMAWMMVGMIATGSVNLTKWLSHINTKALIAQSTQRQLSRWLNNPRINPAKLYSPVIKELIAKWKEPEIYLSFDTSQLWEEYSMIRLCVVHQGRALPLCWRVIKHRSSSVEMSSYQDMLKRASKLLPVNVKVVLLADRAFANPELVRYVWELKWQCRIRIKGNFWIYAPKHGWQTVKQLHLRLGEAKLIHNVKVHKTESKRLTDVHIAAAWESGSREYWYILSTEPTTLQTFWEYGLRFDIEENFLDDKSNGFDLESSRLRSAPAISRLCFVIALTTLFLTAQGLAVADSGYRRLVDPHWFRGLSYLKIGWNWIHTAITKNWAFLPFYSFTSYLDSHPAIASRRKHLQKLFRIEFYASTLDYAS encoded by the coding sequence ATGACCCAAAACGCCTCACGTATCTATAATGAACTAATAAAATTCGGGAGTCAATACAGCCAGTGGTCAGATGTGCGCCATTTGGGAGTAATGGCGTGGATGATGGTGGGAATGATCGCCACAGGGAGTGTGAATTTAACGAAGTGGTTAAGCCATATCAACACAAAAGCATTGATCGCCCAAAGCACGCAAAGACAACTATCAAGATGGCTGAACAATCCGCGCATAAATCCAGCTAAGCTATACAGTCCAGTAATCAAAGAGTTAATCGCTAAATGGAAAGAGCCAGAAATATATCTGAGTTTTGATACCAGTCAACTGTGGGAAGAATACAGCATGATCCGATTGTGTGTAGTTCATCAGGGAAGAGCTTTACCGTTATGTTGGCGTGTAATCAAACATCGCAGTAGTAGTGTGGAGATGAGTAGCTATCAAGACATGCTCAAACGCGCATCGAAACTGTTGCCCGTGAATGTCAAAGTAGTTTTATTAGCAGACCGAGCATTTGCTAATCCAGAACTGGTGCGCTATGTGTGGGAATTAAAATGGCAATGTCGGATTCGGATCAAGGGTAATTTCTGGATATATGCCCCCAAGCATGGCTGGCAAACAGTCAAACAATTACATCTTCGTCTTGGTGAAGCTAAGTTGATCCACAATGTTAAAGTTCACAAAACTGAGTCCAAGCGTCTTACCGATGTGCATATTGCGGCGGCTTGGGAATCTGGGAGCCGAGAGTATTGGTATATTCTCAGTACTGAACCTACCACACTCCAAACTTTTTGGGAGTATGGTCTGAGATTCGATATTGAGGAGAATTTCTTGGATGATAAATCTAATGGCTTTGATTTAGAATCTTCGCGTTTACGTTCGGCTCCTGCCATTTCTCGCCTTTGTTTTGTGATAGCACTGACCACCTTGTTTTTAACGGCTCAAGGACTGGCGGTTGCTGATTCTGGCTATCGTCGTTTGGTTGATCCTCATTGGTTTCGTGGGCTTAGTTATCTCAAGATTGGCTGGAACTGGATTCACACCGCTATCACTAAAAACTGGGCTTTCTTGCCTTTCTACTCTTTTACTTCTTATCTTGACTCTCACCCTGCTATTGCTTCTCGTCGAAAACATCTTCAGAAATTATTCCGCATTGAGTTCTATGCTTCTACTCTCGACTATGCTTCATAG